In the genome of Neovison vison isolate M4711 chromosome 4, ASM_NN_V1, whole genome shotgun sequence, the window TCGTGATTCACATAACCATTCACCCTTAGGCACTCAAATTCTGTTTGAAGGAAACGTATGAATTTGTAGGCCTTCTAGCACTCAAGGACATAATCCAAAAGCAAAGTTATCTCTTGCCTGTATACTTTTCTTTGATGAGGGTTTGATTTATGTGAAACCATTTTATTTGCAGTAAATTGTATCTAATTTGTACTGTGTTCCACAAACAACTCAGGTGAAGCTCTCTGACAGACATTGCCTACTACTGGCAGTACTCAGCTGTagtaaaataaatcttcaatGTTGACCAAAATTGGGCAGCCTATTTCCTGGTAGAGCAGAATGACATGAcacaccagttcaggaaaatgagggcatgaattcctttttctctacttcGCTCATATTCTATAGTCTTCAAGCACATTACTTCTAGGGTAAGTAAAAGACCTGATGAAATTTGAATGATGTGAATGAAGGGTAAGAAatacagttttcaaaaataaattaaagcaaaatCATAAAGGGTCTTaagtaatattaaaatatgtaaccAGGTACAAAGAAGTCATTAATTAAagaatttgggatgcctgggtagtttaataaggtaagtgtctgccttcagctcaggtcatgatcccagggtcctaaggctcaggctccttgctcagcagggagcctgcttctccctctggctgccactcccccagcttgtgctctctctctctctctctgacaaataaataaataaagtctttttgaaaaaatagtttaatcattcaacaaatatttattgagtaccttctGTGTGCCAAGTTGCTTCCTAATTGAGTACTAAAGAGAACACTGTAAAAACAAAGTCCCTTCTTCATGGAGCTTACTTTCCAGTGGGAGAGACAGATAATAATTCCGccccatttttttaagtaagtataTTGTTAGTCAGCACTGGTGGTAAGGGCAAAGACAGTGTGAAGGAATAGAGAGTCCGGGGGAGGGGTGACAGCTCTTACATACAGTGTGATCTGGGAATGACTCATTGCTAGGATGACATTTGAGAAGAAACCTGAAGGAAGTGAGAAAGCTGAGAGGCCTGGGCTGCAGATTCCTCACGAAAGATGGTTATAGGCAGAGGCAACAAGTGCAAACATCCTGAGGCAGCACACTTGTGTCAACAAGAGTCAGTGGTTAAAGGGAAAGGTTGGGAGAGGAGAGtggtagaaaaagaaatcaggaggGAATGCTGGGAAGTTTGGAGACACAGACAAGACTGGATAGGACCACTGTAAAGACTTTAGCTTCTTAACAGagtagtatatattttaaaactgttttttaaaatgatagtcTAGGAGAATAAAAATGCCtacaggagagcagaggagagatgGCGGTATTTGAATCAGGGTGCTATTTACAGAAGAGGTGAAAAGTAACTGAGTTCTAAATATATTCTGAAGGTAAAGCTGAAATAATTTGCTAAAGGATTACATATGGTATCAAAGAGAGGAATTAAAGATcattctcagtctttttttttttttttaagattttattcatttgacagagagaaatcacaagtaggcagagaggcaggcagagagagacaggggaggaagcaggctccccgtggagcagagaccccaatgcggggctcgatcccaggaccctgggatcatgacccgagccgaaggcagaggctttaacccactgagccacccaggcgcccctcattctcaGTCTTTTAGGTTAGAATTGGAAAACGCCATTCCCATGTATTAAAATGGAGAATACCGTTAAGAGGAGTAGTTTTGGGATCAAAAGTAAGAAACTTGATTTTGGAAAACAGGAGTTTAGCATCATGGGTaacttaaatttacattttaattgatTAAATTTTAACAATAAATTTAATTTCTCAACAACACTTGCTGCATTCCAAGTGCTCAATACCCACAAACAGTGGCCACTGAATTGGATTGTGTGGATGTTCTAGTCTGTTTCATGACAGAAAGTTCTATTGAGCAGTACTGGAGAGACATTTGGGCCTTTACTACCTGCTCTGCCCTgggctaagtgctttacatacattatttcatttaatatttaaaacaattctaTGAATCAGGTAATGTAGTATCTTTTTACAAAAGAGGTAGCTGGGGATCAGAAGTCAGGTAACTTTCCCTGAGTTAAGAGAGTTCTTAAAGGGTAGAGAGCCAGAACTGGATTACAGGACAGTCAGCTTCCAAAGCCCAAGCACTTACATCAGCACATTATATTTTAGGAAGATTTAACTAGTTTGAAATTAAACATGCATCCATAGGGAAATGTCCAGTGGGTTACTGGCAACATAGTGTTGacacatagaaaagaaaataggagatCTGATAGATCTGGGGTCAAAGTGAATCTCTCAAGAGATCCTGTGTGTTGTAGAACTAAACAGAATACATTCCAGCATActaccagagaaaacaaaaatattcaatgAAGGGACTTCTTTATATCTTTTGCTAGAGGTCAATTGACATTAAAAGATCGCTTAGCAGAAAGAAGGGCTTAACTGACACCCAGTAACAGAGTTGAGATACATTTGCTCTACCCAAGGTTCTCAAATGGGTTTGATACCATAACCTTATAGGACATATGGAAATATAGGAGGTATTGGGGGTAGACTGATGGGAACCATGTGCATTGTGTGGCCATGATCTTAGGATGCAAAAAGTCTTATGATGCTTGCCATACTCCAGCACAGTGAAAAATTCTCTTACCCAAAATGTCAACGGTTCCCATATGAGAAACACGAGCCTACTATTCCTTAAGCAACACTTGCAGTCCATAAACCGAGGCAGTACAGGTATTAGAACAAAGTGGCAGAAATCCTGAATAATAGTTATTAGTAGCACAGGCCTGAACATCAGATGAACTTGTGTTCCAATCTGTTCTCTGACTTACAGTCACTGTATGGCTTGCAACCCCATTACCTAGACTCTGAGTTTTAGTTTCGTCATCTAAACAAGGCAGAAAACAATAGTTAATGCACATAATCCAGGGTGGTTCTGAGGTTCTGAGGATTACAAAACTCTTGAAATACTTGGCCCAGTGTTTGGTCCAAGGAACGTTGTTTTCAGTGTACAGTATTATTAGAAGTGAAAAAAGAGGATGAAAGAGGAACTCTAGCATGAAGACTAAAATAAGATGgaaatccaaatagaaaaggaagTTTAGAGCAGCACTGTCCAATAAACGACATGGACACAAAAATGGTGGcacatgttatttaaaaatcttccctagccacattaaaaaaaagagagagaaagaaaagagaagagaagaaacaggaaaattatttttaatatataatatttaggtAACCAACTATATCCAGAAAtgttatttcaacatgtaatcattatttttttcacttttttttaaaaaattttatttattttttgtcagagagagagagaacaagtatacagagtggcaggcagaggcagagagagaagcaggctcaccgctgagcaagaagcccaatgtggtactcaatcccaggaccctagtatcatggcctgagccgaaggcatttacctaaccgactgagccaccaggcatcccaacatgtaatcaatatttttaaaaagagacattttacctgtttttgaaATCCCGTGTGTATTTTGCTTTCAACACATCTAAGTCAatgagccacatttcaagtgttcagtaGCCACCTGGGGCTCATGGCTACATACTGGACAACATAGGCCTAGGGTGTCAGTGAACTGAGCACTTTCCCTGACTGCTAGCTTTCagtaattcttcctttttttctttttttttaaagatcttatttatttatttgccagacagagatcacaagtaggcagaaaggcaggcagagagggagagagagaggaggaagcaggctccctgctgagcagagagcccgatgcggggctcgattccaggacgctaggatcatgacctgagccgaaggcagaggctttagcccactgagccactcaggcatcccaagctTTCAGTAATCCTTAAGAGTCTTACCAGCTAACATTTGAGGGGTTTCACAAAAATCTCAATTATTACGCTGAGGAACATTATAGACTTAGGATCTTACTACAAGTTGATGAGAGGCAGTGTTATAGAATGACAGTCATTGAGTGGACCCTGGGAGATGTAGGTTCCCAATCCAGCTCTTCTCATTCCTGTGACCTTCAACGGAGTAGCTACTCAAAACCTGTTTTCTTACTTGCTGAATAGGGATAATGTTCAAGATCCCCTAAGCACTGCTCTGGTGATCATGCACATAGATTTTGAGCCCAGTGTCTACAAGCTATTTCTCTAAACGTGAACTGCAATGTTTGTATTTGGGTTTGAGAAGCAGAACAGGTGTTCACCAGAATCCTAGTTACTCTTTATATATGCACACAGGAAGTATTTTAGAACTGTATTATTTCTATGGCTTTTGTTAAGGAATCTACTGTGTTCTTCTAAAGCTGGTGTTTCTTCTCATGGTGAGGGCAATGATTTGACCTTGTGTCCAGATATGCCCCAACCTCTAGAACACTGCCTGGTACATGGTAGGTTCTCAGAAAGTTAATTAAAGGAATTTGGGGTTGCAGAATTCATGAATAATAGTTGTAAGTGCACTATTAAAGTATGATCATTGGTCAATGATGGTCATTTAACTTTTATTCTAATTATTTACATTATAATGTTTATGTAGCTCTTTTTTAATGAGAATAGTCTTTTGCCAGAAATTTAAGATTCTTCAGTTGAAACAGAGTTCAGATAGTATAGGGGAAGTTGAAATGATTGGTACTGTATTTTCCATAGGAGTAGCTCTACACATAAATTACTAAAATATGAtctctggcacctgggtggctcagttggttgagcaactgccttcagctcaggtcatgaacctggagtcctgggattgaaccccacatagtgctccctgatcagcagggggtttgcttctccctctgaccttcctcctctcattttcactctctctcattctctctctttctcaaataaataaataaataaatcttaaaaaaataaaatatgatctcAATATAGTACTCTCAAGACTACCTGAGAATTTAATGTATTCATACTTAAATTCACCACTAATTTCATAtgacgttaaaaaaaaaaagcatacaacaCTGGCATAgcacaaacacatttatttactaACCAAAGGGATGATCCTAATTAAATCAACACTTTGAAATAGTTGCATGTAAAATGTTTGTGATAAAGATAACTGAACacagtaatggaaaaaaaaaaaaagcagtatggCGATTTGCTCATTGAACTGAGCTTGTTCATCCTCACAGCTAATTCCTATCCAAAATGATGATGGAATTTTTACTCTACTTTTTCATAGACCCGAGTACAGGTGACATTGTTCATGACGCATTCCTAGAAGAAGGAAAGATATTAAAGAATTAGGTCAGTCTTGTGTCACAGAGCAATGGTAGTTAAATACAAGGATCGACATTCTACAAAACTTTGTAATTTACTTcatagatggagaaactgaattttaaaattcctgaGTCTGAAAAGCTAGAACCTGTTATTTTGTTTATGACATGTGTATGCTTTACTACAAACTAAAGTATTGATTTTCAAAGTCTAAAGTATTCATATTATCTTGGCAAATGTTGTTCCTTATTTTAAAGAAGTGGAAAGATGTATGCCAGGAGGGAAGTTTGATGGCTTGCCCAAGATTTTACTGTAACGCCACAGTAAGCTTAGACTTAACCCAGCTCCAGGTACATCCTCTGCTGTCATCTTCTGTCTTCTACTCCCACAAAGGGCTCTCTTAGGTAATTAGTGTATACCTtgttattttgcaattttttccTACCCAAACCTAGTTTTCATGTTCATCATCAGTATTGAACAGTTATAGGAACTTTGAATGCAAACAAGAAGCCCAATAAGACACAAGAATGTTGGTACTTACCACCACTAATTTcccattttccaattttcttgtgATTGTGCTTTCCTTCCCATCCCATTCCTGATGTTGAACCAATGCACCATCTGTGAAGTTGCAGACCGTCTgcaaaaatacactttttaatcTTCCAAAGTATGTTATCGGAGAGATGCTCATAACTTTCTTAATCgacattttttcatctttttctttctgggccCACTTCATTAAGCCATaccaatattattaataatatagtttATGCTTTTCAATTCTAGACCCCTGTAAGAGACACTTATTCTCTCTCatattccttaaattatttttccaaaattgaCTAAGATATGAAGCTGGTACTTTCACTAATTGGTCAAACTCAATTCATAAAATACTTTAACTTTTTCATTAAGTTTTGTCTCTAAACAGTAAGACTATTATTAATACAATCTATCATTCGACAAGTCTCTGTGATTTTGTTGAATGACGACTGACCTGAGTTTTTCTGCCATCAGCTGTAGTTTCTTCAAACTTCTCTCCCAGGTTACATGAAAACTGGGTTGTTTTCAAAGTG includes:
- the FABP5 gene encoding fatty acid-binding protein 5 codes for the protein MATIQQLVGRWRLVESKGFDEYMKEVGVGMALRKVGAMAKPDCIISSDGKNLTIKTESTLKTTQFSCNLGEKFEETTADGRKTQTVCNFTDGALVQHQEWDGKESTITRKLENGKLVVECVMNNVTCTRVYEKVE